From the Excalfactoria chinensis isolate bCotChi1 chromosome 1, bCotChi1.hap2, whole genome shotgun sequence genome, one window contains:
- the SPIC gene encoding transcription factor Spi-C isoform X1, which translates to MILKNTWSFLTFDRNMFLQNFPDQDILGQAFEDALEVLQQHSDREMQYSQGYKNCLTVINHHPHLRASPSYSTVPSTEEPGYSWRTVINSAADFYADDSVYHTLQNTPESQVMHAAAVQPKAGKGRKKLRLFEYLHESLYDPAMANCIQWVDKPNGVFQFVSKNKEKLAELWGERKGNRKIMTYQKMARALRNYGRTGEIIKIRRKLTYQFSAVVLQRLAPSYFLGKETVYHPYIQPNQEYQCADDWTSYNSYMFNNGYALQHANS; encoded by the exons ATGATATTGAAGAACACCTGGTCTTTTCTGACTTTTGACAGAAATATGTTCTTGCAGAATTTTCCTGATCAAGACATACTGGGTCAGGCTTTTGAAGATGCACTAGAAGTACTGCAGCAGCACTCCGACAGAGAAATGCAGTACTCACAAG GTTATAAAAATTGCCTGACTGTGATCAACCATCATCCCCACCTTCGAGCAAGTCCCAGCTACTCCACAGTACCCTCTACAGAGGAACCAGGATACAGCTGGAGAACTGTGATA AACAGTGCAGCAGATTTTTACGCAGATGATTCTGTCTACCATACACTGCAGAATACTCCAGAAAGCCAAGTGatgcatgctgctgctgtccaGCCAAAAGCAGGGAAAG GTAGAAAAAAGCTTCGTCTGTTTGAGTACCTCCATGAGTCTCTGTATGATCCAGCCATGGCAAACTGCATCCAGTGGGTGGATAAGCCCAATGGTGTCTTCCAGTTTGTCTCCAAAAACAAGGAGAAacttgcagagctgtggggagaaagaaagggaaaccGCAAGATCATGACGTATCAGAAAATGGCCAGAGCACTGAGGAATTATGGAAGAACAGGTGAAATTATTAAAATTCGAAGGAAGCTGACATACCAGTTCAGCGCTGTTGTTTTACAAAGACTTGCTCCATCCTACTTCTTGGGAAAAGAAACTGTTTATCATCCATACATTCAGCCTAATCAAGAATATCAATGTGCAGATGACTGGACCAGCTACAACAGTTACATGTTTAACAATGGTTATGCATTACAGCATGCTAACAGCTAG
- the SPIC gene encoding transcription factor Spi-C isoform X2, producing the protein MPNFLPNTFSSRMNFPDQDILGQAFEDALEVLQQHSDREMQYSQGYKNCLTVINHHPHLRASPSYSTVPSTEEPGYSWRTVINSAADFYADDSVYHTLQNTPESQVMHAAAVQPKAGKGRKKLRLFEYLHESLYDPAMANCIQWVDKPNGVFQFVSKNKEKLAELWGERKGNRKIMTYQKMARALRNYGRTGEIIKIRRKLTYQFSAVVLQRLAPSYFLGKETVYHPYIQPNQEYQCADDWTSYNSYMFNNGYALQHANS; encoded by the exons ATGCCTAATTTTCTGCCAAATACATTTTCCAGCAGGATG AATTTTCCTGATCAAGACATACTGGGTCAGGCTTTTGAAGATGCACTAGAAGTACTGCAGCAGCACTCCGACAGAGAAATGCAGTACTCACAAG GTTATAAAAATTGCCTGACTGTGATCAACCATCATCCCCACCTTCGAGCAAGTCCCAGCTACTCCACAGTACCCTCTACAGAGGAACCAGGATACAGCTGGAGAACTGTGATA AACAGTGCAGCAGATTTTTACGCAGATGATTCTGTCTACCATACACTGCAGAATACTCCAGAAAGCCAAGTGatgcatgctgctgctgtccaGCCAAAAGCAGGGAAAG GTAGAAAAAAGCTTCGTCTGTTTGAGTACCTCCATGAGTCTCTGTATGATCCAGCCATGGCAAACTGCATCCAGTGGGTGGATAAGCCCAATGGTGTCTTCCAGTTTGTCTCCAAAAACAAGGAGAAacttgcagagctgtggggagaaagaaagggaaaccGCAAGATCATGACGTATCAGAAAATGGCCAGAGCACTGAGGAATTATGGAAGAACAGGTGAAATTATTAAAATTCGAAGGAAGCTGACATACCAGTTCAGCGCTGTTGTTTTACAAAGACTTGCTCCATCCTACTTCTTGGGAAAAGAAACTGTTTATCATCCATACATTCAGCCTAATCAAGAATATCAATGTGCAGATGACTGGACCAGCTACAACAGTTACATGTTTAACAATGGTTATGCATTACAGCATGCTAACAGCTAG